A genomic region of Candidatus Omnitrophota bacterium contains the following coding sequences:
- a CDS encoding TetR/AcrR family transcriptional regulator yields MDANQTHERILQAALKVFSQSGYKGASTRAIAKEAGVNEVTLFRHFGNKQSLFAEMIENYSTIPYIKAARENGGKSLENRISRLGVQVIKVLEERRDLLSVLLSDGARLKNQGEDLLRGGPGRVLEHLILWFREARKAGEIRKIEPEAAARVFMGIFFFYMIFQKILPGEKFFPVNEKAMVGEFVEILLRGILPLEKRT; encoded by the coding sequence ATGGATGCAAATCAAACGCACGAACGCATTCTCCAGGCGGCTTTGAAAGTATTCAGCCAATCCGGCTACAAGGGCGCATCGACGCGCGCCATCGCCAAGGAAGCGGGAGTCAACGAAGTTACGCTCTTCCGGCATTTCGGAAACAAGCAGAGCCTCTTCGCCGAGATGATCGAAAACTATTCCACCATCCCCTATATCAAGGCGGCGCGGGAAAATGGCGGAAAATCCCTAGAAAACCGCATCTCCCGCCTTGGAGTACAGGTCATAAAAGTTTTGGAGGAACGGCGGGATTTATTGTCCGTTCTCCTTTCCGACGGCGCCCGGCTTAAAAACCAAGGCGAAGATTTGCTGCGAGGAGGGCCAGGAAGAGTATTGGAACATTTGATTTTATGGTTTCGCGAGGCGAGAAAGGCGGGAGAGATCAGAAAGATCGAACCGGAAGCGGCGGCGCGGGTTTTTATGGGCATCTTTTTCTTTTATATGATCTTTCAAAAAATATTGCCGGGAGAAAAATTTTTCCCCGTGAATGAGAAAGCGATGGTTGGCGAATTCGTTGAAATACTGCTGCGAGGCATTTTGCCATTGGAGAAAAGAACATGA